The following coding sequences lie in one Lolium perenne isolate Kyuss_39 chromosome 2, Kyuss_2.0, whole genome shotgun sequence genomic window:
- the LOC127335649 gene encoding probable F-box protein At4g22165, translated as MLRTLRKLLSVSSCSLKEIQRNSPLLETEVVVRNSPEIPQDVLLDIFALLEIPDLIRAGSVCSSWRSACTTIRSQPELYKRLQTPCLLYTSESAGENVACLYSLAEKRVYNFTLPDPPIRSRYLVGSSHGWLVTADEKSELHLVNVATGQQIALPSVITNESVKPIFDDAGTIDKYELWEPIHDIDLDFQYTGHYMTIHALDELRDFFYYQSFIFPDPSTGSYIVVLIHGVSLQLSFARVGDCKWTLLPPGWDYQQCMYTDGLLYAFTRFGRIDTFDLTSPTFTMNTITDCMKNYIRGCMYVVQTPCGDLLQVRRNYELIDTDDNEIIRETQEILLYKVDMAAKELVEMKDLHDQVLFLGYNQAQCLSAKELPQLKPNCVYFTDDESCVSEYKNNSRDIGVLNLENDSREEILPQLWSSWPSPIWITPSLASMNWSCTTN; from the coding sequence ATGTTGAGAACTTTGCGTAAGCTCCTATCTGTTTCTTCCTGTTCGCTAAAGGAAATTCAGAGAAACTCGCCGCTTTTGGAAACTGAGGTCGTGGTCAGAAATTCGCCGGAGATTCCACAGGATGTATTGCTGGATATCTTTGCCCTCCTGGAGATCCCTGACCTCATCCGTGCCGGATCTGTCTGCTCCTCCTGGCGCTCTGCGTGCACCACCATACGCAGCCAGCCTGAACTATACAAAAGGCTTCAGACCCCTTGCCTCCTCTACACGTCCGAGTCTGCTGGTGAGAACGTAGCTTGTCTCTACAGCCTCGCAGAAAAGCGAGTCTACAATTTTACTCTTCCAGATCCGCCTATCCGCAGTAGGTATCTCGTTGGGTCCTCACATGGCTGGCTTGTTACTGCTGATGAGAAGTCCGAGCTACACCTTGTCAACGTGGCCACTGGTCAACAGATTGCTCTCCCGTCAGTAATCACCAATGAGAGTGTGAAGCCGATCTTTGACGACGCAGGCACAATTGACAAGTATGAGTTGTGGGAGCCAATACACGACATTGACTTAGACTTTCAATATACTGGTCACTATATGACAATCCATGCTCTCGATGAGCTTCGTGACTTCTTCTACTACCAATCTTTCATATTTCCTGATCCTTCCACAGGAAGCTACATTGTAGTTCTCATCCACGGTGTATCACTTCAGCTTTCGTTTGCAAGGGTAGGAGATTGCAAGTGGACCTTGCTGCCGCCAGGTTGGGACTACCAACAATGCATGTACACGGATGGTCTGCTGTATGCATTCACGAGATTCGGAAGAATCGACACTTTTGATCTTACCAGTCCCACCTTCACAATGAATACAATTACAGATTGCATGAAGAATTATATCCGTGGGTGCATGTACGTTGTTCAGACTCCGTGCGGCGATCTGCTGCAAGTTCGCAGGAATTATGAACTCATAGACACAGATGACAATGAGATCATACGTGAGACTCAGGAAATATTGCTATATAAAGTTGACATGGCAGCAAAAGAGCTTGTGGAGATGAAGGACTTGCATGATCAGGTGTTATTTCTTGGGTATAACCAGGCACAGTGCCTTAGTGCTAAAGAACTTCCCCAGCTGAAGCCAAATTGTGTCTATTTCACAGATGATGAGTCgtgtgtttcagaatataagaatAATAGCCGGGATATAGGTGTTCTCAACTTGGAAAATGACTCCAGGGAAGAAATTTTACCTCAACTTTGGTCCAGCTGGCCAAGCCCCATATGGATAACACCCAGTCTCGCAAGCATGAACTGGAGTTGTACAACTAATTAG